The Paeniglutamicibacter sulfureus genome includes a region encoding these proteins:
- a CDS encoding COX15/CtaA family protein codes for MSTTSPAANRWTDKLPATVNSTVHRLAIASLASQIGIIVTGGAVRLTKSGLGCSQWPNCVPGSMTPVAEMGIHGLIEFGNRLLTFILAAIAVAMIVSIWRMRSTHRTIYRLSIALLAVIPAQAVIGGITVWSNLNPWVVSLHFLVSAALVMAATLLVNRTGALRRGESSLGTPAGSTQRFLAWTIFATSALALVLGTIVTGTGPHAGDADAPRHMFDPYIVTRIHVVPVYLLVAANVVALVLAFRRATDVKLRNPLLLMAGVVLLQGVIGYVQHFTGLPILLVLAHMLGASLLAAAAANVWDRTTGKFPF; via the coding sequence ATGAGCACCACCTCCCCCGCCGCCAACCGCTGGACGGACAAGTTGCCCGCCACCGTGAACTCCACGGTGCACCGCCTGGCCATTGCGTCCCTCGCATCCCAGATCGGCATCATCGTCACCGGCGGCGCCGTGCGCCTGACCAAGTCGGGGCTGGGCTGCTCGCAGTGGCCCAACTGCGTGCCCGGATCCATGACCCCGGTTGCGGAAATGGGCATCCACGGACTCATCGAGTTCGGCAACCGCCTGCTCACCTTCATCCTCGCGGCCATCGCGGTGGCCATGATCGTGTCGATCTGGCGCATGCGCTCCACCCACAGGACCATCTACCGCCTGTCGATCGCGCTGCTCGCGGTCATCCCCGCCCAGGCGGTCATCGGCGGCATCACCGTCTGGTCCAACCTGAACCCGTGGGTGGTGTCCCTGCACTTCCTGGTCTCGGCTGCCCTGGTCATGGCCGCCACCCTGCTGGTCAACCGCACCGGCGCCCTGCGCCGCGGCGAATCCTCGCTGGGGACGCCCGCCGGATCCACGCAGCGTTTCCTTGCCTGGACCATCTTCGCCACCTCGGCGCTGGCTCTGGTGCTGGGCACCATCGTCACCGGGACCGGCCCGCACGCCGGGGACGCGGATGCCCCGCGCCACATGTTCGACCCGTACATCGTCACGCGGATCCACGTGGTTCCGGTCTACCTGCTGGTCGCAGCGAACGTCGTTGCCCTGGTGCTGGCATTCCGCCGGGCCACGGACGTGAAGCTGCGCAATCCGCTGTTGCTGATGGCCGGAGTCGTGCTGCTGCAGGGCGTTATCGGCTACGTCCAGCACTTCACCGGCCTGCCGATCCTCCTGGTGCTGGCCCACATGCTCGGGGCATCGCTGCTGGCAGCGGCAGCCGCCAACGTCTGGGACCGGACCACCGGGAAGTTCCCCTTCTAG
- a CDS encoding ABC transporter permease, with translation MPTSMQAAPAAANAQGTLKRILLQGRYETMGMISNGEQLVVAVVLPLMALFGLVFTDLLKDVAAKPIDAAAPGVLALCVVSTAFTGQGIATGFDRRYGVLRFLSTTPLGRAGLIYGKVIAVLVVLFLQVVVIGGTALLLGWRPAPAGIGWAIALLVLGAAAFTALGLLVAGTVRPEATLAITNLAWVLLAAVGGILFPSNRAPAYLQPIVDLLPSAALGDSLRAALIAGTTSVAGILILLAWTIIAGFAATRWFKWN, from the coding sequence ATGCCAACTAGCATGCAGGCCGCGCCGGCGGCCGCCAACGCCCAGGGAACCCTCAAGCGCATCCTGCTCCAGGGGCGCTACGAGACCATGGGCATGATCAGCAACGGGGAACAACTCGTCGTTGCCGTGGTCTTGCCGCTCATGGCGCTCTTCGGCCTGGTCTTCACCGACCTGCTCAAGGACGTCGCCGCCAAGCCCATCGACGCCGCAGCCCCCGGGGTTCTGGCCCTGTGCGTGGTGTCCACCGCGTTCACCGGGCAGGGCATCGCCACCGGTTTCGACCGCCGCTACGGGGTGCTGCGCTTCCTTTCAACGACTCCGCTGGGCCGCGCCGGTCTGATTTACGGCAAGGTCATAGCGGTCCTGGTGGTCCTGTTCCTCCAGGTCGTCGTCATCGGCGGCACCGCCCTGCTGCTGGGGTGGCGGCCGGCGCCGGCTGGCATCGGCTGGGCCATTGCCCTGCTGGTGCTGGGCGCCGCGGCGTTTACCGCCCTCGGGTTGCTGGTCGCCGGCACCGTGCGCCCCGAGGCCACCCTGGCCATCACCAACCTTGCCTGGGTATTGCTGGCCGCGGTCGGGGGGATCCTGTTCCCCAGCAACCGGGCACCTGCATACCTGCAGCCGATCGTCGACCTACTGCCCTCCGCCGCCCTGGGTGATTCCCTGCGGGCGGCCCTGATCGCCGGAACCACCTCGGTCGCCGGAATCCTCATCCTGCTGGCATGGACAATCATTGCCGGTTTCGCCGCAACACGCTGGTTCAAGTGGAACTAG
- a CDS encoding ABC transporter ATP-binding protein, with protein sequence MSNVSPSLVIEDLLKDFGPVPALDGRMMRVLYGISLKADPGTVTTLLGSNGAGKSTTLGCAQGLLRPNGGTVRLLGEDPYGASPALRSRVGVMLQDGGLPPSLRPIPLLRHVASFYRHPADLDALIERLGINEFATTSIRRLSGGQKQRVALAAALAGDPEVVFLDEPSAGLDPQSRHVVFDLIGELREAGKCIVLTTHLMEDAQKLSDYVYIIHEGRNVAQGTVAELTAHADQETATQAVDFTAAAAMVPPPLPPHLTLTEASPGHYRLDGVRSPGDLAELTTWWSREGVLPHALTMQPRTLEDVFLEIADKGNNAN encoded by the coding sequence GTGTCCAATGTGTCTCCAAGTCTCGTCATCGAGGACTTGCTCAAAGATTTCGGTCCCGTCCCCGCCCTGGATGGCCGCATGATGCGCGTCTTGTACGGCATCAGCCTCAAGGCCGACCCCGGAACCGTCACCACGCTGCTGGGTTCCAACGGAGCCGGGAAGTCCACCACCCTTGGCTGTGCGCAGGGCCTGCTGCGCCCCAACGGGGGCACAGTCCGGTTGTTGGGCGAGGATCCCTACGGCGCCAGCCCGGCATTGCGTTCGCGCGTGGGCGTCATGCTGCAGGACGGCGGGCTGCCGCCGTCGCTGCGCCCGATCCCGCTGCTGCGCCACGTCGCCTCGTTCTACCGCCACCCGGCGGACCTTGACGCCCTCATCGAGCGCCTGGGCATCAACGAGTTTGCCACTACCTCCATCCGCCGGCTCTCTGGCGGCCAGAAGCAGCGGGTGGCCCTGGCCGCCGCCCTGGCCGGGGATCCGGAAGTTGTCTTCCTCGACGAGCCGAGCGCCGGGCTGGACCCGCAATCGCGCCACGTGGTCTTCGACCTGATCGGCGAGCTGCGCGAGGCAGGCAAATGCATCGTGCTGACCACCCATCTCATGGAAGACGCGCAGAAGCTTTCCGACTACGTCTACATCATTCACGAGGGACGCAACGTGGCCCAGGGAACTGTCGCGGAACTCACCGCCCATGCCGACCAGGAGACCGCGACCCAGGCCGTTGACTTCACCGCCGCGGCAGCCATGGTCCCGCCTCCGCTGCCGCCGCACCTCACCCTCACCGAGGCCTCCCCCGGGCACTACCGCCTCGACGGCGTGCGCTCCCCCGGGGACCTGGCGGAACTGACGACGTGGTGGTCCCGCGAGGGCGTCCTGCCCCACGCACTGACAATGCAACCGCGAACTCTTGAAGACGTGTTCCTGGAGATTGCCGACAAGGGAAACAATGCCAACTAG
- a CDS encoding helix-turn-helix transcriptional regulator translates to MYSSNQTVPVGDAPAHNIPATGEAEERTRDRVLYSVLEDGPVSAAELGERLGFTPAAVRRHLDALSKQGLVEVKLVANQRTGAGRPSRRYVLSHRGQTKMGNDYLDIATDALAELGRAAGPAAVEAFAARRFASMERRYRPVVAEIEGLEERAEALSEALSADGFVASTRKVGADSPTATMLSVQLCQGHCPIQDLAREFPVFCEMETQAFSRLLGVDVRRLSTLASGGHVCTTHVPVGRNQTPQRAEKRTRIKITKQERPR, encoded by the coding sequence GTGTATTCATCGAATCAGACAGTGCCGGTCGGCGACGCCCCGGCACACAACATTCCCGCGACAGGGGAAGCCGAAGAACGCACCCGCGACCGAGTCCTGTATTCCGTGTTGGAAGACGGCCCGGTCAGCGCCGCCGAACTGGGCGAGCGCCTGGGCTTTACCCCTGCAGCCGTCCGTCGCCACCTCGATGCGCTCTCCAAGCAGGGGCTCGTCGAGGTCAAGCTCGTGGCCAACCAGCGCACCGGCGCCGGTCGGCCTTCACGCCGCTATGTGCTGTCACACCGCGGCCAAACCAAAATGGGCAACGACTACCTGGATATCGCCACCGATGCACTGGCCGAACTTGGCCGGGCCGCCGGACCGGCAGCCGTCGAGGCCTTTGCCGCCCGTCGCTTTGCGAGCATGGAACGGCGCTACCGTCCCGTGGTCGCCGAGATCGAGGGCCTCGAGGAACGCGCCGAGGCGCTGAGCGAGGCCTTGAGTGCGGATGGCTTCGTTGCCTCCACCCGCAAGGTCGGCGCAGATTCGCCGACCGCCACCATGCTCAGCGTCCAGCTGTGCCAGGGGCACTGCCCCATCCAAGATTTGGCTCGGGAATTCCCCGTCTTTTGCGAGATGGAAACCCAGGCCTTTTCCCGTCTGCTGGGTGTCGATGTGCGAAGGCTCTCGACACTTGCCAGCGGCGGGCATGTGTGTACGACCCACGTTCCCGTGGGCCGGAACCAAACTCCTCAGCGCGCTGAGAAGAGAACTCGAATCAAGATTACGAAGCAGGAGAGGCCGCGATGA
- the sufB gene encoding Fe-S cluster assembly protein SufB, with amino-acid sequence MTDQIAQESPDAGVISEILEKNPELQGIGNYEYGWSDKNDAGANARRGISEDVVRNISELKSEPQWMLDMRLKGLKYFDRKPMPTWGADLSGIDFDNIKYFVRSTEKQATSWEDLPEDIKNTYDKLGIPEAEKQRLVSGVAAQYESEVVYHQLREDLEKQGVIFLDTDTALREHEDIFKEYFGTIIPVGDNKFASLNTATWSGGSFVYVPKGVHVEIPLQAYFRINTENMGQFERTLIIADEDSYVHYIEGCTAPIYTSDSLHSAVVEIIVKKGARVRYTTIQNWSNNVYNLVTKRAVCEEGATMEWVDGNIGSKVTMKYPAVYLVGEHARGETLSIAFAGEGQHQDTGSKMVHIAPNTSSKIVSKSVARNGGRAAYRGLVQVREGAKGARNSVECDALLVDQISRSDTYPYIDVREDDVTMGHEATVSRVSEEQLFYLMSRGMTEEEAMGMIVRGFVEPIARELPMEYAMELNRLIELQMEGSVG; translated from the coding sequence ATGACGGATCAGATTGCACAGGAGTCCCCCGACGCCGGCGTAATTTCCGAGATCCTGGAGAAGAACCCCGAACTCCAAGGAATCGGCAATTACGAGTACGGATGGAGCGACAAGAACGACGCGGGCGCCAATGCGCGCCGCGGCATCAGCGAGGATGTTGTCCGCAACATTTCGGAGCTCAAGTCCGAGCCCCAGTGGATGCTGGACATGCGCCTCAAGGGCCTGAAGTACTTCGATCGCAAGCCCATGCCCACTTGGGGCGCAGACCTCTCGGGCATCGACTTCGACAACATCAAGTACTTCGTGCGTTCCACCGAGAAGCAGGCCACCAGCTGGGAGGATCTGCCCGAGGACATCAAGAACACGTACGACAAGCTCGGCATCCCCGAGGCTGAAAAGCAGCGCCTGGTTTCCGGTGTCGCCGCCCAGTACGAGTCCGAGGTTGTTTACCACCAGCTCCGCGAGGACCTGGAAAAGCAGGGTGTCATCTTCCTTGACACCGATACCGCGCTGCGCGAGCACGAGGACATCTTCAAGGAATACTTTGGCACGATCATCCCGGTGGGCGACAACAAGTTCGCCTCGCTGAACACCGCGACCTGGTCCGGCGGATCCTTCGTCTACGTCCCCAAGGGCGTCCACGTGGAAATCCCGCTGCAGGCATACTTCCGCATCAACACGGAAAACATGGGCCAGTTCGAGCGCACCTTGATCATCGCCGACGAGGATTCCTACGTCCACTACATCGAGGGCTGCACCGCCCCGATCTACACCTCGGACTCGCTGCACTCGGCAGTTGTGGAAATCATCGTGAAGAAGGGCGCCCGCGTCCGCTACACCACGATCCAGAACTGGTCGAACAACGTGTACAACCTGGTGACCAAGCGCGCCGTCTGTGAAGAGGGCGCAACCATGGAGTGGGTCGATGGCAACATCGGTTCCAAGGTCACCATGAAGTACCCGGCCGTCTACCTGGTTGGCGAGCACGCCCGGGGCGAGACCCTGTCGATCGCCTTCGCCGGCGAGGGCCAGCACCAGGACACCGGTTCCAAGATGGTCCACATCGCACCGAACACCTCCTCCAAGATCGTGTCCAAGTCGGTGGCCCGCAACGGCGGCCGCGCCGCCTACCGCGGCCTGGTCCAGGTCCGCGAGGGTGCCAAGGGCGCTCGCAACTCGGTCGAGTGCGACGCGCTGCTGGTCGACCAGATCTCGCGTTCGGATACCTACCCGTACATCGACGTCCGCGAGGACGACGTGACCATGGGCCACGAGGCCACCGTTTCGCGCGTGTCCGAGGAGCAGCTCTTCTACCTGATGAGCCGCGGCATGACCGAAGAGGAAGCCATGGGCATGATCGTGCGCGGCTTCGTCGAGCCGATCGCCCGCGAGCTCCCGATGGAGTACGCCATGGAACTGAACCGCCTCATTGAACTGCAGATGGAAGGATCCGTCGGTTAA
- the sufD gene encoding Fe-S cluster assembly protein SufD, giving the protein MTDTATHSTGEKARIGAPSISGFTEEGENLSPLNEAEVAASPLGGDAAKAHSHGGGAGIPDSSRAGRKTSYNVEDFPALTGREEDFRFTPLKRMGGLHKNALAGVAPELTVAGANVSTLETVAMTDARVGSAGIPEDRISANAWKHAAEAKVLTIPANSSGEQVTLTYTGTSTEAAASHLVVVAEANSESVVVIDHVGSAVLAQNIEIDVREGAKLTVISLQAWADDAIHASSHLAKVRKDGHLKHIAVTYGGDLVRLTPSAHFDGQGGEVELFGLYFADAGQHLEHRLFVDHATENCKSNVLYKGALQGKDAHTVWVGDVLIRKEAKGTNSYEANRNLVLTEGARADSVPNLEIETGLIDGAGHASTTGRFDDEHLFYLMSRGIDEKTARRLVVRGFLNEIVQQIRVPEIEERLAETIERELAATDS; this is encoded by the coding sequence ATGACTGATACCGCAACTCACTCAACGGGCGAAAAGGCCCGTATCGGTGCACCCAGCATTTCCGGTTTCACCGAAGAGGGCGAGAACCTCTCGCCGTTGAACGAAGCAGAAGTAGCAGCCTCGCCGTTGGGCGGCGACGCAGCCAAGGCACACAGCCACGGCGGCGGGGCAGGAATCCCTGATTCCTCCCGCGCCGGTCGCAAGACCAGCTACAACGTCGAGGACTTCCCGGCGCTGACCGGACGTGAAGAGGACTTCCGCTTCACCCCGCTCAAGCGCATGGGCGGCCTGCACAAGAACGCGTTGGCCGGGGTTGCCCCCGAGCTGACCGTGGCCGGTGCCAACGTCTCCACCCTGGAAACCGTTGCGATGACCGATGCACGCGTCGGTTCCGCCGGCATCCCGGAGGACCGCATCTCGGCCAACGCCTGGAAGCATGCGGCCGAGGCCAAGGTGCTGACCATTCCCGCGAACTCCAGCGGCGAACAGGTCACGCTGACCTACACGGGCACCTCCACCGAAGCGGCCGCCAGCCACCTTGTGGTCGTCGCCGAGGCCAACTCCGAGTCCGTCGTGGTCATCGACCACGTCGGGTCCGCAGTGCTGGCGCAGAACATCGAAATCGATGTCCGCGAAGGCGCCAAGCTGACCGTGATCTCGCTGCAGGCCTGGGCCGACGACGCGATCCACGCTTCCTCGCACTTGGCGAAGGTCCGCAAGGACGGCCACCTGAAGCACATCGCCGTAACCTACGGCGGCGACTTGGTGCGTCTGACCCCCTCGGCGCACTTTGATGGCCAGGGCGGCGAGGTGGAGCTCTTTGGACTGTACTTCGCGGATGCCGGACAGCACCTGGAACACCGCTTGTTCGTGGACCACGCCACCGAGAACTGCAAGTCCAACGTGTTGTACAAGGGTGCCCTGCAGGGCAAGGACGCACACACCGTGTGGGTCGGCGACGTCTTGATCCGCAAGGAAGCCAAGGGGACCAACTCCTACGAGGCCAACCGCAACCTGGTGCTCACCGAGGGCGCACGCGCCGACTCGGTGCCGAACCTGGAGATCGAGACCGGTTTGATCGACGGAGCCGGACACGCCTCCACGACCGGACGTTTCGACGACGAGCACCTCTTCTACCTGATGAGCCGCGGCATCGACGAGAAGACCGCACGCCGCCTGGTGGTGCGCGGCTTCCTGAACGAGATCGTGCAGCAGATCCGGGTACCGGAGATCGAGGAACGCCTGGCCGAGACGATCGAGCGCGAGCTCGCCGCCACGGACAGCTAG
- the sufC gene encoding Fe-S cluster assembly ATPase SufC: MSTLEIKDLHVSIETEQGNKEILKGVSLTIKTGETHAIMGPNGSGKSTLASTIAGHPRYTVTSGSITLDGADVLEMGVDERARAGLFLAMQYPVEVPGVSMTNFLRTAKTAIDGEAPKLRTWTKDVKSAMEKLKIDAEFASRNVNEGFSGGEKKRVEILQLELFKPKFAILDETDSGLDVDALKVVSEGVNRAQEENEMGTLLITHYTRILRYIKPDFVHVFVDGKIAEQGGAELADRLEDEGYDRFLNVPA; encoded by the coding sequence ATGTCTACTCTGGAAATCAAGGACCTGCACGTCTCCATCGAGACCGAGCAGGGCAACAAGGAAATCCTCAAGGGTGTTTCCCTCACCATCAAGACCGGCGAAACCCACGCCATCATGGGCCCCAACGGCTCGGGCAAGTCCACCCTGGCCTCGACCATCGCCGGACACCCGCGCTACACCGTCACCTCCGGCTCGATCACCCTCGACGGTGCCGACGTCCTGGAGATGGGCGTTGACGAGCGCGCACGCGCCGGCCTGTTCCTGGCCATGCAGTACCCGGTCGAGGTTCCGGGCGTCTCGATGACGAACTTCCTGCGCACCGCCAAGACCGCCATCGACGGGGAAGCCCCGAAGCTGCGGACCTGGACCAAGGACGTCAAGAGTGCCATGGAAAAGCTGAAGATCGATGCCGAGTTCGCCTCGCGCAACGTCAACGAAGGCTTCTCCGGCGGCGAGAAGAAGCGCGTGGAGATCCTCCAGCTGGAGCTCTTCAAGCCGAAGTTCGCCATCCTGGACGAGACCGACTCCGGCTTGGACGTCGACGCGCTGAAGGTCGTCTCCGAAGGTGTCAACCGCGCCCAGGAAGAGAACGAGATGGGCACCCTGCTCATCACGCACTACACCCGCATCCTGCGCTACATCAAGCCCGACTTCGTGCACGTCTTCGTTGACGGCAAGATCGCCGAGCAGGGTGGCGCCGAGCTGGCCGACCGCCTCGAGGACGAGGGCTACGACCGCTTCCTGAACGTTCCGGCCTAG
- a CDS encoding metal-sulfur cluster assembly factor, which translates to MSVSNETTSGSAETELEDVEEALKDVIDPELGVNIVDLGLLYGLKYAEDGALLIDMTLTTAACPLTDVIEEQVSQALESVVDSYRLNWVWMPPWGPERITDDGRDQMRALGFNI; encoded by the coding sequence ATGAGCGTATCGAACGAAACGACCAGCGGGTCGGCAGAAACCGAACTCGAGGACGTCGAAGAAGCGCTCAAGGATGTCATCGACCCGGAGCTCGGCGTCAACATCGTTGACCTGGGCCTGCTCTATGGGCTGAAGTACGCCGAAGACGGCGCACTGCTCATCGACATGACCCTGACCACCGCCGCCTGCCCTTTGACCGATGTCATCGAAGAGCAGGTCAGCCAGGCACTGGAGTCGGTTGTCGATTCCTACCGGCTGAACTGGGTCTGGATGCCGCCGTGGGGTCCGGAGCGGATCACCGATGACGGCCGCGACCAGATGCGGGCCCTGGGCTTCAACATCTAG
- the ypfJ gene encoding KPN_02809 family neutral zinc metallopeptidase: MSFNDDAQLDSGRIRDSRGRGRGGKIAAGGGGIIVVLLAALLGVNPDMLTQLGLGGDPGIEQGANENGPAGITECQTGADANARTDCRILATTQSLDSFWLSYLPQYDVQVRQPGVEVFDGQVSTECGTATSAVGPFYCPADQVAYFDTGFFADLSTNYGSDGGALAEEYVVAHEYGHHIQNTIGTLAASQQGAKGATSGSVRVELQADCFAGMWAAHAANTKDAEGNTFMKPFTEADLRSALSAASAVGDDRIQEAATGRVNPEGWTHGSSAQRQSWFLQGYATGDINQCDTLSARNLDKPGG, from the coding sequence ATGAGTTTCAATGACGACGCACAACTCGATTCCGGACGCATCAGGGACTCGCGCGGCCGGGGCCGCGGCGGCAAGATCGCCGCCGGCGGTGGCGGCATCATCGTGGTGCTGCTTGCCGCCTTGCTGGGTGTCAACCCCGACATGCTCACGCAGCTGGGACTCGGCGGGGATCCCGGCATCGAGCAGGGAGCCAACGAGAACGGGCCGGCGGGCATCACCGAATGCCAGACCGGGGCCGACGCCAATGCGCGCACCGACTGCCGGATCCTGGCAACCACGCAATCGCTTGACAGCTTCTGGCTCAGCTACCTGCCGCAGTACGACGTGCAGGTGCGGCAGCCCGGGGTCGAGGTCTTCGACGGGCAGGTGAGCACGGAATGCGGGACCGCGACCAGCGCGGTGGGCCCGTTCTATTGCCCCGCTGACCAGGTCGCATACTTCGACACCGGGTTCTTTGCCGACTTGAGCACCAACTACGGTTCGGATGGCGGGGCGCTGGCCGAGGAATACGTGGTGGCCCACGAGTATGGGCACCACATCCAAAACACCATCGGCACCCTCGCAGCCTCCCAGCAGGGGGCCAAGGGTGCGACCTCCGGCTCGGTGCGCGTGGAACTGCAGGCCGACTGCTTTGCCGGCATGTGGGCCGCGCATGCGGCGAACACCAAGGACGCCGAGGGCAACACCTTCATGAAGCCGTTCACCGAGGCCGACCTGCGCTCGGCACTGTCGGCGGCCTCGGCCGTGGGCGATGACAGGATCCAGGAGGCAGCCACCGGGCGGGTGAATCCCGAGGGCTGGACCCACGGTTCCTCGGCGCAGCGCCAGTCCTGGTTCCTGCAGGGATATGCGACCGGGGACATCAACCAGTGTGACACGCTCTCGGCGCGGAACCTGGACAAGCCCGGCGGCTGA
- a CDS encoding TetR/AcrR family transcriptional regulator, with translation MPTVNSRRGYDSRSRRAAAEKTREAILDAARERLLAQGYPATTVALIAADAQVSVETIYKSFGGKPGLVRAIYDRGLRGSGPEAAFDRSDALRQHAADAQSLMLMWGRLTAEVAATLTPILLLVRSAAASDANMAELQEQSNAERLERMQHNARFLQERGYLREDVSFDEAVDVMWLHSSPELYELLVLQRGWSAERFARYVAESMAGALVHRAPPRP, from the coding sequence ATGCCCACAGTCAATAGCCGCCGCGGATACGATTCCCGGAGCCGGCGCGCGGCCGCAGAGAAAACGCGGGAAGCGATTCTCGACGCAGCCCGGGAACGGCTCCTGGCCCAGGGATACCCGGCGACAACGGTCGCCCTGATCGCCGCCGACGCCCAGGTCTCGGTCGAGACCATCTACAAGTCGTTCGGCGGAAAACCCGGGCTGGTCAGGGCCATCTACGATCGCGGGCTTCGCGGCAGCGGTCCCGAAGCGGCATTCGACCGCTCGGATGCGCTGCGGCAGCACGCCGCCGACGCCCAGTCCCTGATGCTCATGTGGGGACGCCTCACGGCGGAGGTTGCGGCCACGCTGACTCCCATCCTGCTGCTGGTGCGCTCGGCTGCGGCAAGCGACGCGAACATGGCCGAACTCCAGGAACAATCCAACGCCGAGCGCCTGGAGAGGATGCAACACAACGCACGTTTCCTGCAGGAGCGCGGGTACCTTCGCGAGGACGTCAGCTTCGACGAGGCCGTCGATGTCATGTGGCTGCACAGCTCGCCCGAGCTTTATGAGCTGCTGGTGCTGCAGCGCGGCTGGAGCGCCGAGCGATTCGCACGCTACGTGGCCGAATCCATGGCAGGCGCTCTCGTGCACCGGGCACCTCCGCGCCCCTGA
- a CDS encoding nuclear transport factor 2 family protein, with amino-acid sequence MVDPSSPGLEALLIRLVDAVNAHDLDSLVACFAPGYRNETPAHPARGFTGTGQVRRNWSRMFAGIPDFRAQLLGSTIDGQRAWTEWEMRGTRVDGASQLLRGVMIFTAGDGLLTGVRLYLEPVDETGGDVDAAIARTAGAAGPAPEEDLP; translated from the coding sequence ATGGTCGACCCTTCAAGCCCGGGCCTTGAGGCGTTGCTGATCCGTCTGGTGGACGCCGTCAACGCCCACGACCTGGACTCCCTCGTCGCCTGTTTCGCCCCCGGCTATCGAAACGAAACGCCCGCCCATCCCGCGCGCGGCTTCACCGGCACCGGGCAAGTCCGGCGCAACTGGAGCCGGATGTTCGCCGGCATCCCGGACTTCCGGGCACAGCTGCTCGGCTCGACCATCGACGGCCAGAGGGCCTGGACCGAGTGGGAAATGCGCGGCACCAGGGTTGACGGCGCAAGCCAACTCTTGCGCGGCGTCATGATCTTCACCGCCGGTGACGGGCTCCTGACCGGGGTGCGTCTCTACCTGGAACCGGTCGATGAAACCGGCGGCGATGTCGACGCCGCCATCGCACGAACAGCAGGTGCCGCAGGACCGGCACCGGAAGAGGACTTGCCATGA
- a CDS encoding SDR family oxidoreductase, whose product MILVIGATGQLGGLIARLLLLRGDAVRALVRDPASAAARDLADAGAHLVLGDMTDAASLRTACESVRGIITTANSMSRGDPDTIESVDRRGNANLVDAAVEQGVRRFVFISALGADAHHPMPLLQAKGETEQRLRESGTDWTVLQPDFYMDMLPMAVVGAPALAGGAVTLVGEGRRRHSMVAISDVADYALAAFDSDDAVGQALQIGGPEPVAWRDVLAAFERHLGREIPVSFVAPGQPIDGMSGMLCGLLAALETYDSPLDTGRLAKRFGVVPTSLDAFVHAVVAAARGGAQMRKA is encoded by the coding sequence ATGATTCTCGTCATCGGAGCCACCGGCCAGCTCGGCGGACTCATCGCGCGGCTGCTACTGCTCCGCGGCGATGCCGTGCGGGCGTTGGTGCGGGACCCGGCCTCCGCTGCTGCCCGCGACCTGGCCGACGCCGGCGCCCACCTTGTTCTTGGGGACATGACTGACGCCGCTTCCCTGCGGACCGCCTGTGAATCGGTGCGGGGAATCATCACCACCGCGAACTCGATGTCCCGCGGCGATCCGGACACCATTGAATCGGTTGATCGACGCGGCAATGCCAACCTCGTCGATGCGGCCGTCGAGCAGGGAGTGCGGCGCTTTGTCTTCATCTCCGCGCTCGGGGCCGACGCGCACCACCCGATGCCGCTGCTGCAGGCCAAAGGCGAAACCGAGCAGCGCCTGCGGGAGAGCGGCACGGACTGGACGGTGCTGCAGCCGGACTTCTACATGGACATGCTGCCGATGGCCGTCGTCGGCGCACCGGCGCTGGCCGGAGGTGCCGTCACGCTGGTCGGCGAGGGTCGGCGCAGGCATTCGATGGTGGCGATCTCCGACGTCGCGGACTATGCGCTCGCGGCCTTCGACAGCGACGACGCCGTCGGCCAGGCCCTGCAGATCGGCGGCCCCGAACCGGTGGCATGGCGCGATGTGCTCGCAGCGTTCGAACGGCACCTGGGACGGGAGATTCCGGTGAGCTTCGTTGCCCCCGGGCAGCCAATCGACGGGATGTCCGGGATGCTCTGCGGACTGTTGGCCGCGCTGGAAACCTACGACTCCCCGCTGGACACCGGCCGGTTGGCCAAGCGCTTCGGGGTGGTGCCGACGTCGCTGGATGCCTTTGTGCACGCCGTGGTGGCGGCGGCCCGCGGAGGCGCGCAGATGCGCAAGGCCTGA